In one window of Streptomyces sp. FXJ1.172 DNA:
- a CDS encoding bacterial proteasome activator family protein, protein MEMPRNERSPENPQILVVGQDGMALGGGNGDDDSREIPVTEQVEQPAKVMRIGSMIKQLLEEVRAAPLDEASRVRLKEIHASSVKELEDGLAPELVEELERLSLPFTDDVTPSDAELRIAQAQLVGWLEGLFHGIQTTLFAQQMAARAQLEQMRRALPPGVTGHEGDDPRTGGRSGGPYL, encoded by the coding sequence ATGGAGATGCCGAGGAACGAACGGTCGCCGGAGAATCCCCAGATCCTCGTCGTGGGCCAGGACGGGATGGCGCTCGGCGGCGGCAACGGGGACGATGACTCCCGCGAGATCCCGGTGACGGAGCAGGTGGAACAGCCGGCCAAGGTCATGCGGATCGGCAGCATGATCAAGCAACTCCTGGAGGAGGTGCGTGCGGCTCCTCTGGACGAGGCGAGCCGGGTGCGGCTGAAGGAGATCCACGCCAGCTCGGTGAAGGAGCTGGAGGACGGCCTGGCGCCGGAGCTGGTCGAGGAACTCGAGCGGCTCTCCCTGCCGTTCACCGACGACGTGACCCCGAGCGACGCGGAACTGCGGATCGCGCAGGCGCAGTTGGTGGGCTGGCTGGAAGGCCTCTTCCACGGGATCCAGACGACGCTGTTCGCCCAGCAGATGGCCGCGCGGGCCCAGTTGGAGCAGATGCGCCGCGCGCTGCCGCCCGGCGTGACTGGCCACGAGGGCGACGATCCCCGTACCGGCGGCCGCTCGGGCGGGCCTTACCTGTAA
- a CDS encoding NTP transferase domain-containing protein: MTDNAPAAPGTPEPYDAVVLAGGAARRLGGADKPGVRVGGRALLDRVLTACAGARTTVVVAGPRPTARPVLWAREEPPGAGPVAALEAGLRLTTAEHTVVLSADLPFLAPATLQRLLTTLRDSGADGALLTDADGRDQPLVAAYRTGALRRELAALAAAPGGLTGLPLRRLTGTLSLTRVPDPLASFDCDTWDDIVNARARIREHGHVLDEWISAVKDELGIDLDVDTGVLLDLARDAAHGVARPAAPLTTFLVGYAAAQGKGGPEAVAEAARKAAALALRWEEENNGGGTGNGLPSAPDAG, from the coding sequence ATGACCGACAACGCCCCCGCCGCCCCCGGGACACCCGAGCCGTACGACGCCGTCGTGCTGGCCGGCGGCGCCGCCCGGCGGCTCGGCGGGGCCGACAAGCCCGGGGTGCGGGTCGGCGGCCGGGCCCTGCTCGACCGGGTGCTCACGGCCTGCGCGGGCGCCCGTACGACGGTCGTCGTGGCCGGCCCGCGGCCCACCGCGCGGCCGGTGCTGTGGGCGCGCGAGGAGCCGCCCGGCGCCGGACCGGTCGCCGCACTCGAGGCCGGCCTGCGCCTCACCACCGCCGAGCACACTGTGGTGCTCTCGGCCGACCTGCCCTTCCTCGCACCGGCCACGCTCCAGCGCCTGTTGACCACCCTGCGCGACAGCGGCGCCGACGGCGCGCTGCTCACCGACGCCGACGGCCGGGACCAGCCGCTCGTGGCCGCCTACCGCACCGGTGCGCTGCGCCGCGAACTGGCCGCCCTCGCGGCCGCACCCGGCGGCCTGACCGGGCTGCCCCTGCGCCGGCTCACCGGCACCCTCAGCCTCACCCGCGTCCCGGACCCGCTCGCGTCCTTCGACTGCGACACCTGGGACGACATCGTCAACGCCAGGGCACGCATCAGGGAGCATGGGCACGTGTTGGATGAATGGATCTCCGCAGTCAAGGACGAGCTGGGCATCGACCTGGACGTCGACACCGGCGTCCTGCTCGATCTGGCCCGGGACGCCGCGCACGGCGTGGCCCGGCCCGCCGCCCCGCTGACCACCTTCCTCGTCGGCTACGCCGCCGCCCAGGGCAAGGGAGGCCCCGAGGCCGTCGCCGAGGCCGCCCGCAAGGCGGCCGCGCTGGCGCTGCGCTGGGAGGAAGAGAACAACGGGGGCGGAACCGGGAACGGCCTCCCGAGCGCCCCGGACGCCGGATGA
- a CDS encoding NAD(P)H-quinone oxidoreductase — MHAITISEPGGPEALVWAEVPDPVPGEGEVLVEVVASAVNRADVLQRQGFYNPPPGSSPYLGLECSGRIAALGPGVSGWAVGDAVCALLAGGGYAEKVVVPAGQLLPVPEGVDLKQAAALPEVVCTVWSNVFMIAHLRPGETLLVHGGSSGIGTMAIQLAKAVGAKVAVTAGTKEKLERCAELGADILVNYREQDFVAEIKQATGSAGADVILDNMGAKYLDRNVQALAVSGRLAIIGMQGGAKGELNISALLNKRAAISATSLRARPLSEKASIVAAVREHVWPLLAAGHVRPVVDRELPMPEAAEAHRVIEASGHVGKVLLVAP; from the coding sequence ATGCATGCGATCACGATTTCCGAACCCGGTGGTCCCGAGGCGCTGGTGTGGGCGGAGGTCCCCGACCCGGTGCCCGGCGAGGGAGAAGTGCTGGTCGAGGTGGTGGCCAGCGCCGTCAACCGCGCCGACGTCCTGCAACGGCAGGGCTTCTACAACCCGCCGCCCGGCTCCTCCCCCTACCTCGGCCTGGAGTGCTCCGGCAGGATCGCCGCGCTCGGCCCCGGAGTCTCCGGCTGGGCCGTCGGCGACGCGGTGTGCGCCCTGCTCGCGGGCGGCGGATACGCCGAGAAGGTCGTCGTACCGGCCGGGCAGCTGCTGCCCGTGCCCGAGGGGGTCGACCTGAAGCAGGCGGCCGCGCTGCCCGAGGTGGTGTGCACGGTCTGGTCCAACGTGTTCATGATCGCCCACCTGCGGCCCGGCGAGACGCTGCTCGTGCACGGCGGCTCCAGCGGCATCGGCACCATGGCGATCCAGCTCGCCAAGGCCGTCGGCGCCAAGGTCGCGGTGACGGCCGGCACGAAGGAGAAGCTGGAGCGCTGCGCCGAGCTGGGCGCGGACATCCTCGTCAACTACCGCGAGCAGGACTTCGTCGCCGAGATCAAGCAGGCCACGGGCAGTGCCGGTGCCGATGTCATCCTCGACAACATGGGTGCCAAGTATCTGGACCGCAACGTCCAGGCGCTCGCCGTGAGCGGCCGCCTCGCGATCATCGGTATGCAGGGCGGGGCGAAGGGCGAGCTGAACATCAGCGCCCTTCTCAACAAGCGGGCCGCGATCAGCGCGACCTCGCTGCGCGCCCGTCCGCTGAGCGAGAAGGCCTCCATCGTGGCCGCCGTACGCGAGCATGTGTGGCCGCTGCTCGCCGCCGGGCATGTCCGTCCGGTCGTGGACCGCGAGCTGCCGATGCCCGAGGCGGCCGAGGCACACCGGGTGATCGAGGCCAGCGGCCACGTCGGCAAGGTGCTCCTGGTGGCGCCGTAG
- a CDS encoding protein kinase domain-containing protein → MSQDGAHGRYAGQALAGGRYQLRDLLGEGGMASVHLAYDAVLDRQVAIKTLHTELGREQAFRERFRREAQAVAKLTHTNIVSVFDTGEDDLGGLATPYIVMEYVEGRPLGSVLDENIRQYGAMPADKALKVTADVLAALEISHEMGLVHRDIKPGNVMMTKRGVVKVMDFGIARAMQSGVTSMTQTGMVVGTPQYLSPEQALGRGVDARSDLYSVGIMLFQLVTGRLPFDADSPLAIAYAHVQEEPVAPSSINRSLPPAVDALVARALKKNPNERFPTAEAMRDECLRVAASFQAAAPSIVPGAAPTQSGSGVGSAVFPPVDQATPAPHGPVQTPYQPGPYGPQTPAPAYGYPQQGGYQMPSPVGYGPQAAQTPPPYTISPQTATQASGARGGGKSNKPVIIGSVAVSLIAVVGLIVAYAMHSGSNDNATGGGASPSASSSHRSGYRGPDTTRRIDKTKCTQPQESYDDASKVSLPDFRYKDINSVKACFQAAGWQYKVKTEDDNTWGDGTVLDQFPSADTGVDKKDPGTIELTVSTGNPPQ, encoded by the coding sequence ATGAGCCAGGACGGCGCACACGGCCGGTACGCGGGGCAGGCCCTCGCGGGCGGCCGTTACCAGCTGCGGGACCTGCTCGGCGAGGGCGGCATGGCCTCGGTGCACCTGGCGTACGACGCCGTGCTCGACCGCCAGGTCGCGATCAAGACACTCCACACCGAACTGGGCCGGGAACAGGCCTTCCGCGAGCGCTTCCGCCGCGAGGCCCAGGCCGTGGCCAAGCTCACGCACACCAACATCGTCTCGGTCTTCGACACCGGCGAGGACGATCTGGGCGGCCTGGCCACGCCGTACATCGTCATGGAGTACGTCGAGGGCCGCCCGCTGGGCTCGGTCCTCGACGAGAACATCCGGCAGTACGGCGCGATGCCCGCCGACAAGGCGCTGAAGGTCACCGCGGATGTGCTGGCGGCGCTGGAGATCAGCCACGAGATGGGGCTGGTCCACCGCGACATCAAGCCCGGCAACGTGATGATGACCAAGCGCGGTGTGGTCAAGGTCATGGACTTCGGCATCGCCCGCGCCATGCAGTCCGGGGTCACCTCGATGACCCAGACCGGCATGGTCGTCGGTACCCCGCAGTACCTCTCGCCGGAGCAGGCCCTCGGCCGCGGCGTGGACGCCCGCTCCGATCTGTACTCGGTCGGCATCATGCTGTTCCAGCTGGTCACCGGGCGGCTGCCGTTCGACGCGGACTCGCCGCTGGCGATCGCGTACGCGCATGTGCAGGAGGAGCCGGTCGCGCCCTCCTCGATCAACCGTTCCCTGCCGCCCGCGGTGGACGCGCTGGTCGCCCGCGCCCTGAAGAAGAACCCGAACGAGCGCTTCCCGACCGCCGAGGCCATGCGCGACGAGTGCCTGCGCGTCGCCGCCTCCTTCCAGGCGGCCGCCCCGAGCATCGTGCCGGGCGCCGCGCCGACCCAGAGCGGCTCGGGCGTCGGCTCCGCGGTGTTCCCGCCGGTCGACCAGGCCACTCCGGCGCCGCACGGCCCGGTGCAGACGCCGTACCAGCCCGGCCCGTACGGCCCCCAGACGCCCGCCCCGGCCTACGGTTACCCGCAGCAGGGCGGCTACCAGATGCCGTCTCCGGTGGGCTACGGCCCGCAGGCCGCGCAGACCCCGCCGCCGTACACGATCTCGCCGCAGACGGCCACACAGGCTTCCGGCGCCCGCGGCGGCGGCAAGAGCAACAAGCCGGTGATCATCGGCTCGGTCGCGGTGTCGCTGATCGCGGTCGTCGGCCTGATCGTCGCTTACGCCATGCACAGCGGCAGCAACGACAACGCCACAGGCGGCGGCGCGAGCCCCTCGGCGTCCTCCTCCCACCGGTCGGGCTACCGCGGCCCGGACACCACCCGCCGCATCGACAAGACCAAGTGCACCCAGCCGCAGGAGTCCTACGACGACGCGAGCAAGGTCAGCCTGCCGGACTTCCGGTACAAGGACATCAACTCGGTGAAGGCGTGCTTCCAGGCCGCGGGCTGGCAGTACAAGGTCAAGACCGAGGACGACAACACCTGGGGCGACGGCACGGTCCTGGACCAGTTCCCCTCCGCGGACACGGGTGTCGACAAGAAGGACCCCGGAACGATCGAACTGACCGTCTCGACGGGCAATCCTCCGCAGTGA
- a CDS encoding alpha-ketoacid dehydrogenase subunit beta: protein MTTVAVKPATMAQALTRALRDAMAADPTVHVMGEDVGALGGVFRVTDGLAKEFGEDRCTDTPLAEAGILGTAVGMAMYGLRPVVEMQFDAFAYPAFEQLISHVSRMRNRTRGRMPLPITVRVPYGGGIGGVEHHSDSSEAYYMATPGLHVVTPATVADAYGLLRQAIASDDPVVFLEPKRLYWAKDSWNPEHPTEVEPIGRAVVRRPGRSATLITYGPSVPVCLEAAEAARAEGWDLEVIDLRSLVPFDDETVCAAVRRTGRAVVVHESTGFGGPGGEIAARITERCFHHLEAPVLRVAGFDLPYPPPMLERHHLPGVDRILDAVARLQWEAEG from the coding sequence ATGACCACCGTCGCCGTCAAGCCGGCCACCATGGCGCAGGCCCTCACGCGCGCGCTGCGCGACGCGATGGCCGCCGACCCCACCGTGCACGTCATGGGCGAGGACGTCGGCGCACTCGGCGGTGTCTTCCGGGTCACCGACGGCCTCGCCAAGGAATTCGGCGAGGACCGCTGCACGGACACCCCGCTCGCCGAGGCCGGCATCCTCGGCACCGCCGTCGGCATGGCCATGTACGGCCTGCGCCCGGTGGTGGAGATGCAGTTCGACGCCTTCGCCTACCCGGCGTTCGAGCAGCTGATCAGCCATGTCTCCCGGATGCGCAACCGCACGCGCGGGCGGATGCCGCTGCCGATCACCGTCCGCGTCCCCTACGGCGGCGGCATCGGCGGCGTCGAGCACCACAGCGACTCCTCCGAGGCCTACTACATGGCCACCCCGGGGCTGCACGTGGTCACACCCGCGACCGTCGCCGACGCGTACGGCCTGCTGCGCCAGGCCATCGCCTCCGACGACCCGGTCGTCTTCCTGGAACCCAAGCGGCTGTACTGGGCGAAGGACTCCTGGAACCCCGAGCATCCGACGGAGGTCGAGCCGATCGGCCGGGCGGTCGTCCGCCGCCCGGGCCGCAGCGCCACCCTGATCACCTACGGCCCCTCCGTGCCGGTCTGCCTGGAGGCCGCCGAGGCGGCCCGGGCCGAGGGCTGGGACCTGGAAGTGATCGACCTGCGCTCGCTGGTGCCGTTCGACGACGAGACGGTCTGCGCGGCCGTGCGGCGCACCGGGCGCGCGGTCGTCGTCCACGAGTCCACCGGGTTCGGCGGACCGGGCGGCGAGATCGCGGCCCGGATCACCGAGCGCTGCTTCCACCACCTGGAGGCGCCGGTGCTGCGCGTGGCCGGTTTCGACCTCCCTTACCCGCCGCCCATGCTGGAGCGGCACCACCTGCCCGGCGTCGACCGCATCCTGGACGCCGTCGCGCGCCTGCAGTGGGAGGCCGAGGGCTGA
- a CDS encoding dihydrolipoamide acetyltransferase family protein translates to MAQVLEFKLPDLGEGLTEAEIVRWLVQVGDVVAVDQPVVEVETAKAMVEVPCPYGGVVTARFGEEGSELPVGAPLLTVAVGGPAPHAEPEGSGNVLVGYGTSQAPARRRRVRPTPVAPGGASAGTGRDGTPAASAPSGARRAGQQGAAMAPAAAARRNGTPGSPAAAHAPVTALRTEGPVPVISPLVRKLAREGGVDLRQLAGSGPDGLILRADVEGVLRGKAAQDGRCTEAPAEAARAVTTAPAPTSSASPGAGVRIPLKGVRGAVADKLSRSRREIPDATCWVDADATELMRARAAVNAAGGPKISLLALLARICTAALARFPELNSYVDTESRDIVQLDHVHLGFAAQTERGLVVPVVRDAHARDAESLTTEFARLTEAARTGKLTPGELTGGTFTLNNYGVFGVDGSTPIINHPEAAMLGVGRIVPKPWVHEGELAVRQVVQLSLTFDHRVCDGGTAGGFLRHVADCVEQPAVLLRTL, encoded by the coding sequence ATGGCACAGGTGCTGGAGTTCAAGCTTCCCGACCTCGGTGAAGGGCTCACCGAGGCGGAGATCGTCCGCTGGCTGGTCCAGGTCGGCGACGTCGTCGCCGTGGACCAGCCGGTCGTCGAGGTCGAGACGGCCAAGGCCATGGTCGAGGTGCCCTGCCCCTACGGCGGCGTGGTCACCGCCCGCTTCGGCGAGGAGGGCAGCGAACTGCCCGTCGGGGCACCGCTGTTGACGGTGGCGGTCGGCGGGCCGGCGCCGCACGCCGAGCCGGAGGGCTCCGGCAACGTCCTGGTCGGATACGGCACTTCGCAAGCGCCCGCGCGGCGCCGAAGGGTGCGGCCGACGCCGGTGGCGCCCGGTGGCGCGAGCGCCGGGACCGGTCGGGACGGCACCCCCGCCGCGAGTGCGCCGTCCGGGGCCCGGCGGGCCGGGCAGCAGGGCGCGGCCATGGCTCCCGCCGCGGCAGCGCGGCGGAACGGGACCCCGGGCTCCCCCGCAGCGGCCCACGCGCCCGTGACCGCACTGCGCACCGAAGGCCCCGTGCCCGTGATCTCCCCGCTGGTGCGCAAGCTCGCCCGTGAGGGCGGCGTGGACCTGCGGCAGCTGGCGGGCTCGGGCCCGGACGGACTGATCCTGCGCGCGGACGTCGAGGGCGTACTGCGGGGCAAGGCCGCCCAGGACGGCCGTTGCACCGAGGCGCCCGCCGAGGCGGCCCGCGCCGTCACGACCGCGCCCGCCCCGACCTCTTCGGCCTCGCCCGGCGCAGGCGTCCGCATCCCCCTCAAGGGCGTCCGCGGAGCCGTCGCCGACAAGCTCTCCCGCAGCCGCCGGGAGATCCCGGACGCCACCTGCTGGGTCGACGCCGACGCGACCGAACTCATGCGTGCGCGTGCCGCCGTCAACGCGGCCGGGGGACCGAAGATCTCCCTGCTCGCGCTGCTCGCCCGTATCTGCACCGCAGCCCTCGCCCGCTTCCCCGAGCTGAACTCCTACGTCGACACCGAGTCCCGCGACATTGTCCAGCTCGACCACGTCCACCTCGGATTCGCCGCGCAGACCGAACGCGGGCTGGTCGTGCCCGTCGTCCGGGACGCCCACGCGCGCGACGCCGAGTCGCTGACCACCGAGTTCGCCCGGCTCACCGAGGCCGCCCGCACCGGGAAGCTGACGCCCGGGGAACTCACCGGCGGTACCTTCACGTTGAACAATTACGGGGTCTTCGGAGTCGACGGCTCCACCCCGATCATCAACCACCCCGAGGCGGCCATGCTCGGCGTAGGCCGCATCGTCCCCAAACCCTGGGTGCACGAGGGCGAGCTGGCGGTGCGCCAGGTCGTCCAGCTCTCGCTCACCTTCGACCACCGGGTGTGCGACGGCGGCACGGCGGGCGGCTTCCTGCGCCACGTGGCGGACTGCGTGGAACAGCCGGCGGTGCTCCTGCGCACACTGTGA
- the pdhA gene encoding pyruvate dehydrogenase (acetyl-transferring) E1 component subunit alpha — protein sequence MTVMEQRGAYRPSPPPAWQPRTDPAPLLPDAEPYRVLGTEAAAKADPDLLRRLYAQLVRGRRYNTQATALTKQGRLAVYPSSTGQEACQVAAALALQERDWLFPSYRDTLAVVARGVDPVEALTLLRGDWHSGYDPHTHRVAPLSTPLATQLPHAVGLAHAARLKGDDVVALALVGDGGTSEGDFHEALNFAAVWQAPVVFLVQNNGFAISVPLAKQTAAPSLAHKAVGYGMPGRLVDGNDAAAVHEVLSDAVRHARAGGGPTLVEAVTYRIDAHTNADDATRYRGDAEIAAWRAHDPIELLEAELTTRALIDAAAVEAARQDAEEMAADLRERMNRDPELDPMALFDHVYAETTAQLREQRALLQAELDAEQEYHGEQEGGAR from the coding sequence ATGACGGTCATGGAGCAGCGGGGTGCCTACCGGCCATCCCCGCCGCCCGCCTGGCAGCCCCGTACGGACCCCGCGCCGCTGCTGCCCGACGCCGAGCCGTACCGCGTCCTTGGCACCGAGGCGGCCGCCAAGGCCGACCCGGACCTGCTGCGCCGGCTCTACGCCCAGCTGGTCCGCGGCCGCCGCTACAACACCCAGGCCACCGCGCTCACCAAGCAGGGCCGCCTCGCCGTCTACCCGTCCAGCACCGGCCAGGAGGCCTGCCAGGTCGCCGCCGCCCTGGCCCTTCAGGAGCGTGACTGGCTCTTTCCCAGCTACCGCGACACGCTCGCAGTCGTCGCCCGCGGCGTGGACCCCGTCGAGGCGCTCACGCTGCTGCGCGGTGACTGGCACAGCGGCTACGACCCCCACACCCACCGCGTCGCCCCCCTGTCCACCCCGCTCGCGACCCAGCTGCCGCACGCCGTCGGCCTCGCACACGCCGCACGCCTCAAGGGCGACGACGTGGTCGCGCTCGCCCTGGTCGGCGACGGCGGCACCAGCGAGGGCGACTTCCACGAGGCGCTGAACTTCGCCGCCGTCTGGCAGGCACCGGTGGTCTTCCTCGTGCAGAACAACGGCTTCGCCATCTCCGTCCCGCTCGCCAAGCAGACCGCCGCGCCCTCCCTGGCCCACAAGGCCGTCGGATACGGCATGCCGGGCCGACTGGTCGACGGCAACGACGCGGCAGCCGTGCACGAGGTCCTCAGCGACGCCGTACGGCACGCCCGCGCGGGCGGTGGCCCGACCCTGGTCGAGGCGGTGACGTACCGCATCGACGCCCACACCAACGCCGACGACGCCACCCGCTACCGCGGCGACGCCGAGATCGCGGCCTGGCGCGCGCACGATCCGATCGAGCTGCTGGAGGCGGAGCTGACCACACGCGCACTGATCGACGCTGCGGCTGTCGAGGCCGCCCGGCAGGACGCCGAGGAGATGGCCGCCGACCTGCGTGAACGCATGAACCGCGATCCCGAACTCGACCCCATGGCCCTCTTCGACCACGTCTACGCCGAGACCACCGCCCAACTGCGCGAGCAGCGCGCCCTGTTGCAGGCCGAACTGGACGCCGAGCAGGAGTACCACGGCGAGCAGGAAGGCGGCGCCCGATGA
- a CDS encoding molybdopterin molybdotransferase MoeA — MTAPGTRAGAPAQDSDDLDLEEALALVREAKDDPTGQASAPAPQDPRQPAERHRATPWPQAREIAARAARSQPRPAPVRLPLGDALGLVLAAPLDALTDLPSFDTSAMDGWAVAGPGPWQVRDEGVLAGHAQPEPLSDGEAVPIATGARIPADTTAVLRSEHGRIDAQGRLHSAWDLAHGQDIRPRGQESRNGDQLLPIGTLVTPAVLGLAAAAGYDTVTAVPRPRVEVFVLGDELLTEGLPHDGLIRDALGPMLPPWLRALGAEVVAVRRIGDDAKALHRAVTGSEADLIVTTGGTAAGPRDHVHPTLDRIGAELLVDGVKVRPGHPMLLARTKDDQHLVGLPGNPLAAVSGLLTLAEPLLRTLAAHPAPEPYALPLKEAVQGHPYDTRLIPVVLRGDCAVPLHYNGPAMLRGIAAADALAVVPPGGARQGAETELLDLPWAAAGIGVCFT; from the coding sequence ATGACCGCCCCCGGAACCCGTGCCGGGGCGCCCGCGCAGGACAGCGACGACCTCGACCTCGAGGAGGCCCTGGCCCTCGTGAGGGAAGCCAAGGACGACCCCACCGGCCAGGCGTCCGCCCCAGCGCCCCAGGACCCGCGGCAGCCCGCCGAACGGCACCGGGCCACCCCCTGGCCCCAGGCGCGCGAGATCGCCGCCCGCGCCGCCCGCTCCCAGCCCCGCCCCGCCCCCGTCCGCCTGCCGCTCGGCGACGCCCTCGGCCTGGTCCTGGCCGCGCCCCTCGACGCCCTCACCGACCTGCCCTCCTTCGACACGTCCGCGATGGACGGCTGGGCGGTCGCCGGACCCGGGCCCTGGCAGGTCCGGGACGAGGGCGTCCTCGCCGGGCACGCCCAGCCCGAGCCGCTCAGTGACGGCGAGGCGGTTCCCATCGCGACCGGCGCCCGCATCCCCGCCGACACCACCGCCGTCCTGCGCAGCGAGCACGGTCGTATCGACGCGCAGGGCCGGTTGCACTCCGCCTGGGACCTGGCACACGGCCAGGACATCCGCCCCCGCGGTCAGGAGAGCCGCAACGGCGACCAGTTGCTGCCCATCGGCACCCTGGTCACCCCCGCCGTCCTCGGTCTCGCCGCCGCGGCCGGATACGACACCGTCACCGCCGTGCCCCGCCCACGGGTCGAAGTCTTCGTCCTCGGCGACGAGTTGCTGACCGAGGGCCTGCCGCACGACGGGCTGATCCGCGACGCGCTCGGCCCCATGCTGCCGCCGTGGCTGCGCGCGCTCGGCGCCGAGGTCGTCGCGGTGCGCCGGATCGGCGACGACGCCAAGGCCCTGCACCGGGCCGTCACCGGCTCCGAGGCCGACCTGATCGTCACCACCGGAGGCACCGCCGCCGGACCCCGCGACCATGTCCACCCCACCCTGGACCGCATCGGCGCCGAACTCCTCGTCGACGGCGTCAAGGTGCGCCCCGGCCACCCCATGCTGCTGGCCCGCACCAAGGACGACCAGCACCTCGTTGGCCTGCCCGGCAACCCCCTCGCGGCCGTCTCAGGCCTGCTTACGCTCGCCGAACCGCTGCTGCGCACCCTCGCCGCCCACCCGGCCCCCGAGCCGTACGCCCTCCCCCTCAAGGAAGCGGTCCAGGGGCATCCGTACGACACCCGGCTCATTCCCGTGGTGCTGCGCGGCGACTGCGCCGTACCGCTGCACTACAACGGCCCGGCCATGCTCCGGGGCATCGCGGCCGCGGACGCCCTGGCGGTCGTACCGCCGGGCGGGGCCCGGCAGGGCGCCGAGACGGAGCTGCTGGATCTGCCGTGGGCGGCAGCCGGGATCGGGGTGTGTTTCACGTGA
- a CDS encoding protein kinase domain-containing protein encodes MAQTQRAQGPSDPEATGGGMSDAPEMWGNGGLVGDGRYRLTHRLGRGGMAEVFAAEDVRLGRTVAVKLLRADLAEDPVSKARFTREAQSVAGLNHHAIVAVYDSGEDFVGGQSVPYIVMELVEGRTIRDLLMNAEAPGPEQALIIVSGVLEALAYSHQHGIVHRDIKPANVIITNSGAVKVMDFGIARALHGASTTMTQTGMVMGTPQYLSPEQALGKAVDHRSDLYATGCLLYELLSLRPPFTGETPLSVVYQHVQDMPTPPSQVAEGCPPELDGLVMRSLAKEPDDRFQTAEEMRGLVQYGLQMLYEAGGHTGTWNTGPVESHDGRHTPAGGFTGTTAMQHPGDFGAGTAQIPQPILPSRYGNGDDGGFEGHGNRGSGRGKLWIVAVLAVIAIAAGVALALKSTGGSGSTGGSDTKPTTSHSTSTKDDSSSPTPSDTNTDQPTDPSTENGSDTTSGGSGYTPTDPQTSQSQSTSPTNPQTSPSQSTGTSTTNGGTNTGTTNGGTTNGGTTNGGTTNAGTTNGGTDAGTTNGGTTNAGTDAGTTVGNTTVGGAGAPTG; translated from the coding sequence ATGGCACAGACGCAGCGCGCCCAGGGCCCGTCCGACCCCGAGGCGACTGGCGGCGGCATGTCGGACGCGCCCGAGATGTGGGGTAACGGAGGGCTCGTCGGCGACGGCCGGTACCGGCTGACCCACCGGCTCGGCCGGGGTGGCATGGCGGAGGTCTTCGCGGCCGAGGACGTCCGGCTGGGCCGGACCGTCGCGGTCAAGCTGCTCCGGGCGGACCTGGCCGAGGACCCGGTCTCCAAGGCCCGCTTCACCCGCGAGGCACAGTCGGTCGCCGGCCTCAACCACCACGCGATCGTCGCCGTGTACGACTCCGGCGAGGACTTCGTCGGCGGCCAGTCCGTGCCGTACATCGTGATGGAGCTGGTCGAGGGCCGCACCATCCGCGATCTGCTGATGAACGCCGAGGCGCCCGGCCCCGAGCAGGCCCTGATCATCGTCTCGGGCGTGCTGGAAGCGCTTGCCTACTCGCACCAGCACGGCATCGTGCACCGCGACATCAAGCCGGCCAACGTGATCATCACGAACAGCGGCGCCGTCAAGGTGATGGACTTCGGCATCGCGCGCGCCCTGCACGGCGCGTCCACGACGATGACGCAGACCGGCATGGTCATGGGCACGCCTCAGTACCTCTCCCCGGAGCAGGCGCTCGGCAAGGCCGTCGACCACCGCTCCGACCTGTACGCGACCGGCTGCCTGCTGTACGAACTCCTCTCTCTCAGGCCCCCGTTCACCGGCGAGACCCCGCTGTCGGTGGTCTACCAGCATGTCCAGGACATGCCGACCCCGCCGTCGCAGGTGGCGGAGGGCTGCCCGCCGGAGCTGGACGGCCTGGTCATGCGCTCCCTCGCCAAGGAACCGGACGACCGGTTCCAGACGGCCGAGGAGATGCGCGGGCTCGTCCAGTACGGCCTGCAGATGCTCTACGAGGCGGGCGGCCACACCGGCACCTGGAACACCGGCCCGGTCGAGTCGCACGACGGCCGGCACACCCCGGCGGGCGGTTTCACGGGCACGACCGCGATGCAGCACCCGGGTGACTTCGGTGCCGGGACCGCGCAGATCCCGCAGCCGATCCTGCCCTCCCGCTACGGCAACGGCGACGACGGCGGCTTCGAGGGGCACGGCAACAGGGGCAGCGGGCGCGGCAAGCTCTGGATCGTCGCCGTCCTCGCGGTGATCGCGATCGCGGCGGGCGTCGCGCTGGCGCTGAAGAGCACGGGAGGCAGTGGCAGCACCGGCGGCAGCGACACCAAGCCGACGACGTCGCACTCGACGTCCACGAAGGACGACTCGAGTTCGCCGACCCCGTCGGACACCAACACCGACCAGCCCACGGACCCCAGCACGGAGAACGGCTCGGACACCACGTCGGGAGGCTCCGGCTACACCCCGACGGACCCGCAGACCTCGCAGTCGCAGAGCACGAGCCCGACGAACCCGCAGACCTCGCCGTCGCAGTCCACGGGCACCAGCACCACCAACGGCGGCACGAACACCGGTACGACCAACGGCGGTACGACCAACGGCGGCACCACCAACGGCGGTACGACCAACGCCGGCACCACCAACGGGGGCACCGACGCCGGTACCACCAACGGCGGCACGACCAACGCCGGTACCGACGCCGGCACCACCGTCGGGAACACCACCGTCGGCGGCGCTGGCGCCCCCACCGGTTGA